The Centroberyx gerrardi isolate f3 chromosome 7, fCenGer3.hap1.cur.20231027, whole genome shotgun sequence genome contains a region encoding:
- the iqck gene encoding IQ domain-containing protein K has protein sequence MAKLIGARKSLWQQVCEEYEAERPGPPAAVWTDSGSVSTLLSQYSASKHSPVFYGLTTAKVFVDDDPLENFDPLLCHPALAGYSVLEKPPPSIQKRPSTAETTSPPQLHERPVTRFLEESVFPVLLPGLEAMLKEAQKHHCFQRKRTAFDPCDFLTEWLYNHNPCRRGKGPVNFHDIPFVKDWLSIHPRPPIPLFLLLTEDQAALLIQAFWRGYKIRVRPDVQELRQWQRELRENRDIAKTVQEFWARQESRVSSAVTDLPESPEAGNSDVSIQVVSPTPRSTMVHTPTAQMTPESSESLTPSLHSMEEMTSPPSLADSLAVPEYGGLSLAAVSPSLRNSQPEL, from the exons ATGGCAAAGCTAATCGGTGCCAGAAAATCATTGTGGCAACAAGTGTGTGAAG AGTATGAAGCTGAGCGGCCCGGTCCTCCCGCCGCCGTGTGGACGGACAGCGGCTCGGTGAGCACCCTGCTCTCCCAGTACAGCGCCAGTAAACATTCCCCAGTCTTCTATGGACTCACTACGGCCAAG GTGTTTGTGGATGACGACCCTCTGGAGAATTTCGACCCTCTTCTCTGCCACCCCGCTCTTGCTGGGTACTCAGTCTTGGAAAAACCTCCTCCCTCAATTCAGAAGCGCCCATCAACGGCCGAAACTACATCACCTCCTCAACTCCATGAAC GTCCTGTCACAAGGTTCTTGGAGGAGagtgtgtttcctgtgttgCTTCCTGGACTGGAGGCCATGCTCAAAGAGGCCCAGAAGCACCACTGTTTCCAG AGGAAAAGAACAGCATTTGACCCGTGTGACTTCCTAACAGAGTGGCTGTACAA cCATAACCCttgcaggagaggaaagggcCCCGTGAACTTCCATGACATCCCCTTTGTCAAGGACTGGCTCAGCATACA tCCCCGGCCTCCCATCCCTCTATTTCTGTTACTGACAGAGGATCAGGCTGCTCTGCTCATCCAGGCTTTCTGGAGGGGATACAAG atcAGGGTGCGTCCAGATGTGCAGGAGCTGCGCCAGTGGCAGAGAGAACTGAGAGAGAACCGTGACATTGCCAAAACGGTCCAGGAGTTCTGGGCCCGACAAGAGAGCCGAG TGAGCTCGGCCGTCACAGATCTCCCGGAAAGCCCCGAGGCCGGCAACTCGGACGTGTCCATCCAGGTGGTGTCCCCCACCCCCCGGAGCACCATGGTCCACACCCCCACCGCCCAGATGACCCCCGAGAGCAGTGAGTCCCTGACCCCCAGCCTGCACAGCATGGAGGAAATGACCTCTCCTCCATCGCTGGCCGACTCGCTGGCCGTGCCCGAGTATGGAGGCCTGTCCCTGGCTGCGGTGTCTCCGTCCCTTAGGAACTCACAACCTGAGCTGTAG